CTCGACGTAGTCCCCTGAGGCTGGCGTGAACGCAAAAAGGGCTCACACCCGGCGCGGAGTCCCGCGCCCGGTATGAGCCATTCTGTCGCCGCTTTATGCGTCCGCCGGCTCTACCCGCGGAAGCGCTGTCAGGGTGTGCGCGGACCAGCACGCCAGCCCCAGCGCCTCCACCCGCTCGCGCGCCGCGTCCCGTGCATCGTCCGTCTCGAAGATGCCGAAGACGGAGCCGCCGCTCCCGGCCAGCAGCGCGATCCCGGCCCCCGCGTCGCGCATGGCGGCGAGCGCGCCGTGCAGCACGGGGATGCGCTCCGCCACCACCTCGCCGAAGTCGTTCATCGCCAGCCGCTCCACCGCGCCCCAGTCCGACAGGTCGGCCGCGTCCAGGGCAAACGCACGCGGCGGCGGGGTGGGGCCGCGGCGCTCCGCGATGGCGGCGAATGCTTCCGGCGTGGGCACGGCGACGCCGGGGTGCGCCACCAGCACGGGCCGCTCGGGAAGCGGGGGCAGTGCCAGGAGGCGCTCTCCCCTTCCCCACCCGAGCGCCAGCGGCGAGCCGCACAGGAAGAACGGCACGTCGCTCCCCAGCTCGATCGCCAGGCGCAGGAGCGCGGCGCGGTCGAACGGCTCGCCGTGCAGCGCGTTCAGGGCGCGGAGGGTGGCCGCCGCATCGGAGCTTCCGCCGCCCAGCCCCGCCGCGGACGGGATGCGCTTCACCAGTTGGATGGCGACGGCGGGCAACTCGCCGAGCTCATCGTAGAAGCGCTGTGCCGCGCGGACCGCCAGGTTGCGCTCGGGCGGGCCGGTCTCTACGGAGCCCTCCACCGTCAGCGCGACGCCGGAATCCGCGCGGCGCACGATGAGCAGGTCGCTCAGCGAGATGGCGCAGAAGAGCGACTCCAGCGAGTGGAAGCCGCTCGCCTCGCGGGCCAGGATCGCCAGGCGGAGGTTGACCTTGGCGGGCGCTTCGAGGGAGACGGTGTCAGGCACGCCCCAGCCCCGGCTTCGGCGGCGCGATCTCGGGGTCGGCCTCGACCTCGGCCTCCACCCGTTCCGCGCTCCCGCGCAGTTCGCTCCAGCTCAGCTTCAGCTTGGCGATGTAGTACAGCCCCACTGCCGTCACGCTCAGCCATCCGCCCACGTGGAACGAGAGCGCGAACGCGACCGACCGCGACTCGTCCACCCCCCAGAGATCGAGCCCGTACTTGCTGGCGAGCTCGAACGGCCCCCAGAAGCCCGGCGCGGAGGGGAGCGCGACCGCGATGCTGACGAACGACTGGAGGAAGAGCGCCCCCGCGAACCCGGGCTCGTCGATTCCGAACGCCATGAAGGCGAGGTAGAAGGAAATCCCGAGGAAAAGCCACTGGAAGACGACCCATGCCAGCGACTGCGCCAGGAGCCGCGGATCGCGCAGGGCGCCGAGCCCGCCGACGAAGGCGTGCAGCGCATCGAGCACGTGGCGCCGGATGCCGGCCGGCAGGATGCGCTCGGCGATCGCGTCGCCGATGCGCAGGCTGCGCTCCGGGAAGGCGGCGAGCACGATGAGCCCCGTCCCCAGCACCGCCGCGACCACCGCCACGCCGCGCGCGGCCTTCTGCGCCAGCGCCACCCCCTCCGAGCTCCCCGGAAATCCTTCGAAGGCGATCACCCCGAAGAGGAGGACGATGCACACGATGGCGTCCAGCACGCGCTCCACCACCAGCGTGCCGAAGACGCTGCCCACCTTGATCCGCCCCACGCGCGCGCACACCAGCGCCCGCGCGAACTCGCCGACGCGGGCGGGGAGCAGGTTGTTGAGCGCGAACCCCGCCGCCGTCCCCGCGATGCGCGGCTCAAAGGGGATGTCCGGGCGGATGGGGGCCAGCAGCGCCTTCCAGCGCATGGCTCGCACGTGCAGCCCGAGCGTGGACACCACGATGGCGGCCAGGAGGAGCGGGAGGTTGGCGGAGCGGACGTGCACCCAAACCTCGCCCCACGCCACGTCGCGCAACGCCAGCCAAAGAAAAAAGGCGGTCGCCGCGACCCCGACGATCACCCTGACATAAGATTTCATACGCTTCCAATTTCATCGTGCAAGGCTTAACCGCATCTCACGCAGAGGCGCAGAGACGCAGGAAGAGAACTCCGCGCTCCCTCCTGCGTCTCTGCGCCTCTGCGTGAGGCCCTTTTCCTACGCCGTGCGCTCGCCGACCCCGACTTCCAGCAGCCCGAACAGCTCGTCCATCACTTCGCCCAGCGGCGACCCGGCCGGCGCGAGCGCGACGGCGCGGTCGCGGAGGGCGAACGCGGCCCGCAACGCATCCTCGGGCGAGTACAGGAGCGACTCGATGGGAACGACGCCCGGCTCCTCCTCGGGCTCCGCGGGCGAGCCGCCGGGGAGCGCGGCGCGCAGGCTGCGCAGGGCGGCGCGCGCCTCCTCCACGGACGTAGCCGTGCGCAGGGCCGACGATGCCGCGTGCGCCGCGCCCGCGATGGCGCTCTTCGCGTACGTCCCCGCCAGCTCGGCCACGTGCGAGGCCAGGGAGGCGAGCTGCCGCGCCACACGGCCGAAGCGGCGGCGTGCCTGCGGTGCACCCGCGATCAGCGCCTCCGCGCGGTCCAGGAAGCCCGTCGCCTCCATGCGGAGGAAGGCGTCCACGTCGTCCTGCAGCCCGTTCCCCTCCGCGTCCACCACGGGTGCGGTAGGGGAGGAGACGATGTGCGGCCCCGCGTCCGCGAAGAAGAGCTGGCTGATGGGGATGACCCCGGCGTCGCTCTCGTCCTCCGCTCCCTCGGCGCGGTCGCGGATCTCGCGGAAGCGGTCCAGCTCCAGCATGGTGTCCAGCGCGGCGCCGGCGCCCAGCAGGTCGGTGGCGGCGCGCAGGGCGTCGCGGGCGGCGGTCAGGAGCTCCTGCGCCTCGCCGCCCAGCGGGGTGGTGCGGGTGAAGGCGTCCGCGGCCGTGTCCTCGATCCCCTCCAGCACCTCCAGGACGGGCCCCAGCGCGCTCATCCCGGCCACGCCGCGCACGGGGCGCATCCGGCGCAGCACCGAACGGAGCGGCTCGCGGCCCGTCGGCGCCGCCGCAAGCTCCACCAGGGCGCGGTCCATCTCGTCCACCACGCCGCCGATCTCCCGCCGCACGAACTCCAGCATCTCCCCCTCGGGAGGCGCGCCGTCGTCCGCGCGGTGATGGGCGCCGGTGCCCTCCCAGCGCGCCTCCGCCGCGGCGGCCAGCGCCTCATCGCCAGGGCCGCCATCCGCGTGCGATGCCACGAGGCGGCGCAGGTCGGCGGCGGTGGTCTTCACCCGCTCGCCCATCGCGCCGTCCCACGCCAGCGAGCCGTCGCGGACGGAGCGCGCCGCGTCCTCAAGCCGCTCGGCCACGCGCGCCACGCCCTCCACACCGGCGATCTGCGCGCTCCCGCGAACCCCGCGCGCCAGCCGGAAGAGCCGGTTGGCGTCCGGTGTGTCGGAGGCGGCGAGGAGGGCGTCGAGCTCGTCCAGGAAGTCGCCCGCTTCCCGGGCGAAGTACTCGCTCAGCGGCTGGGACATGGGATGGGGCCGGGGTATGGGAGGTCGGTCACGTGCGTGCGCGGCGGAGGATCTCGGCCATCTCGCGCGTGGCCCGCTCGATCCCCACCAGCACCGCGCGCGACACGATGGAGTGCCCGATGTTCAGCTCTTCGATCTCGGCGATGGCGGCCACCGGCGTCACGTTCTCGGAGGTGAGCCCGTGCCCGGCGTGCACTGCCAGCCCGGCTGAGCGAGCCAGCGCCGCCGCGCTCGCCAGCCGCGCGAGCTGGCAGGCTCGCTCGGCGCCGCGGGCGTTCGCGTACTCGCCCGTGTGCAGTTCCACCGCGTCGGCGCCCAGATCCGCGCTTGTACGTACGGCGTCTTCGTCTGGATCGATGAAGAGCGAGGTGCGCGACCCGGCGTTTCTCAGCCGGTCGAGCGCGGCGCCGATCTCGCGGCGCGCCTCCTCCGTGCCCAGCGCGAGCCCGCCCTCGGTGGTGATCTCCTGGCGTCGCTCGGGGACCAGCGTGATCTGCATCGGCCGCCACTCCTCCGCCAGCGCGAGCACGTCCGACGCCGCCGCGAGCTCCAGGTTCACGCCCGTGCGCGACGTCTCCAGCAGCAGGCGGACGTCGCGGTCCTGGATGTGGCGCCGGTCTTCGCGCAGGTGCACGGTGATGCCGTCCGCGCCGCCCAGCTCGCACAGGACCGCGGCTCGCACCGGGTCCGGTTCGTCGGTGCCACGCGCCTGGCGCACGGTGGCGATGTGGTCGACGTTGACGTACAGCCTCATGCGGGGAGGGGTGCGGGAGTGCGTGAGTGCGTGAGTGCGTTGAACTGAGTGCCCAGTGCCGAGTGCCAAGTGCTCAGTCGTGAGCCCGCCCGGCGTCGTCCAGCAGCGCGGCGACGCGGGCGGCGGCCTCGGGCGGGAGGCCGGCGTCCTGTGCGAGCGACAGGGCCTCGCGGGCGAGGAGGGAATATAGCGGCCGGTCCGCGCCGGACAACCGCGACAGGTGCAGCCGCACCGTCTCCGCGTCGCCGCGCGCTACGGGGCCGGTGAGCGCGGCGGACGGGCCGCATGAAGCCACGTTCTCGATCGCGCCCCCGGCGAGGGCGGCAAGCGCGGTCCGCGCCTCCTCCGGCGGGACTCCGGCCTCCGCCATCAGGCGCTCCGCCACGCCCAGCAGCACCACGGCGTAGTTGGCCGCGAAGACCGCCGCCGCGTGGTAGAGCGGCTTGCCATCGGAGGGCACGATCAGCACGCGCCCGCCGCACGCGAGCACGATGCGCTCGGCCAGCCCACGCGCGTCGCCCTCCCCCTCCACGCCAAAGGTGGCGCCGCGCAGGCGGTCCGCTCCCGCCACCGGATCTGCGATCGCCGCCAGCGCGTGCATCCCGCCTACAGGGTGCCCCCGCTCGGCCAGCGGCGCCAGCGCATCCACCGACAATGCGCCGCTCGCGTGCAGCACGGGGACAGTCCGCGCCAACGAAAGATCCGCCAGCGCCGCGGCGACATCGGGAATCGACGCATCGGGAACGGCCAGCAAGATCCCAGCGAGATCGCCAGGCGGAACCTCCAGCCCCGCGCGGTACGACGCGGGCGGCGGATCGCAGTCGAACAACGGATGCGGCGGCGGATCGGCGCGGCGCCCGGAGTAGGCCAACGACGCAAAGGCGCCGGAACGGTGCAGGACGAGCCCGAGGGCCAGCCCCAACCGTCCGGCGCCGACGATCCAGAGCCGTTCTGCGCTCAACCGTCGCCGTACACGCGCACGCCGCGGCTGCGCAGCCGCCCCAGCGTGGCGACTGGCACGCGGGCGCGGAGGCGGACCTCGGTGCCCTTGTCCTCGCGCTCCAGCACCTCGCCCTCGCGGTACACCTCCGCCAGCAGCCCGCCCTGCGACGACGGCAGGGTGAGCCACACGTCCGGGCGCAGCCGCTTCACCTCGTCGTTGAGTAGCTTGGAGAGCGGCTCGAGCTTCCCTTCCTCCACCGTCGAGACGAAGATGGCCGGCGGCGCGTCGGGGCCCTGCACGCGCGCGCGGAGTCCTTCCTCCTCGTCGTGCGTCAGCCGGTCCACCTTGTTGAAGACGAGCACCGTCGGGTGGTCGGCCAGGCCGAGGCTCGCGAGCACCTCTTCCACCACGATGCGCTGCTCCTCCCACGCGTGGTGCGACGAATCGATGACGTGCAGCAGCACGTCCGACTCACGCGCCTCCTCCAGCGTGGCGCGGAACGACGCGACCAGGTGGTGCGGCAGCTTGCGGATGAAGCCGACCGTGTCCGTCACCAGCGCCACCGCCCCCTCGCCCGCGTCCACGGTGCGCGTGGTGGGGTCGAGCGTGGCGAAGAGGCGGTCCTCCACGAACACCTCCGTCCCGGACAGCTTGCGCAGGATCGACGACTTGCCTGCGTTGGTATAGCCGACCAGCGCGGCGCGGAGCTGCCCCGTGCGCCCTTTGCGCTGCGTGGCGCGGGTGCGGGCCACGCGCTCCAGCTCGTCCTTGAGGCGGACGATGCGGTGGTCGATCATCCGGCGGTCCGTCTCCAGCTGCGTTTCGCCGGGCCCGCGCATGCCCACGCCGCCGCGCACGCGCGAAAGGTGGCTCCACATCCGCGTGAGGCGCGGGCGCAGGTACTGGAGCTGCGCCAGCTCCACCTGCGCGCGAGCTTCGGCGCTGCGGGCGCGCGTGGCGAAGATGTCCAGGATCAGCTCCGCGCGGTCCATCAGGCGCGTCCCCACCAGCTTCTCCAGGTTGCGCCCCTGCGCCGGCGAGAGCTCGTCGTCGAAGATGATCAGCGTGGCGCCCTCCGCCTCCACCTGCATCTTCAGCTCCTCCGCCTTCCCCTCGCCGATGTAGAACTTGGGGTGGGGCGAGTCCAGCCGCTGGATCATCGACCCGACCACGTCCACCCCCGCCGTGTCCGACAGGCGCTCCAATTCCTCCAGGTGCTCCTCGGTAACCTGCGCCGTCTCGGACTTCGACGGCGCCCCCACGAGGATCGCCCGCTCCCGCGGGACTGCCAGCTCGATCAGCTTGTTAGAGATGGTTGCGTCTCCATGTGTGTCTTTCGCGGCGTAGGCCGAAGTGCCTCATTAGCCGCATACTGCGCGCCGCCCCGTCACTCCACGCAGGCTACGGGGTCGGCGTCCTCCATGAGCATCGCGACGACCTCCTCGATGTTCCGGCGAAGCTCCTCCACCGTTCCGCCCTGCGCGTGCGCTCCGGCGAACCCCGGAATGTAGCCGACGTACAGGCCGGTCACGGCGCACCGCTCGATCACCAGATTAGAAGCATCCATCGATCCACCGCCTGTTCACGCGAACATCAGCCGGCGGCCCTTCGGCTCCGGGATGGGGTCGCCGAACTCCTTGGCCGTGTCGAGCCACAGGTCGATGGCCTCCTCCGCGTTGCTCAGAGCCTCCGCGCGCGTGCCGCCGTGCGCCATGCATCCCGCCAGCTCCGGCACCTCCGCAATGAACGCGGCATCCTCGGCACCCCAGTAGATGATGACCTCATACCGACTTGTCATCCTTCTCTCCTGAGCCCGTGCTGCGCGGGTACTTGTTCGCCGTGCTCGAGCCGGTCGGCGACCACGGTCCGGGCGAGGTCCTCCACCGCTGCAACGGCTTCGTCTCGCGTAGCGCCGTACGCCATCACGCCTGGAAGGGCGGGAAAACTCGCGAGCCATCGACCGTCCGTCTCGCGTTCGATCTCATCGAGAAATCCATCGCGCCTCCATGACTTCGCGTACACTGCGCAAACGATGCCGTCCGGCGGGCACGAAGGCTACACCCCCGCCAGCTCCTCACCCATCCGCTCCCAGGCCTCGTAGGCGGCGGCGAGGCTGGATTGGGCGGCGCCGAGCTCGGCGGTGAGCTTGCGGGCGCGGTCGGGATCGCTGCCGGGGGCGTAGAGCGCGGAGTCGGCGAGGACGGCCTCGATCTCGGCGATGCGCGTCTCCAGCTTGGCGATGTCGGCTTCGAGGCGCTCCATTTCGCGCTCGCGGCGGCGCTGCTCGTTCTTGGAGAGGCCGGTCGTGGTCCGGGCGGGCGTTGAGGCGGTGGCGGAGGTGGCTGCGCGGACGGCCGGCGCG
The Longimicrobium sp. DNA segment above includes these coding regions:
- the ispE gene encoding 4-(cytidine 5'-diphospho)-2-C-methyl-D-erythritol kinase, coding for MPDTVSLEAPAKVNLRLAILAREASGFHSLESLFCAISLSDLLIVRRADSGVALTVEGSVETGPPERNLAVRAAQRFYDELGELPAVAIQLVKRIPSAAGLGGGSSDAAATLRALNALHGEPFDRAALLRLAIELGSDVPFFLCGSPLALGWGRGERLLALPPLPERPVLVAHPGVAVPTPEAFAAIAERRGPTPPPRAFALDAADLSDWGAVERLAMNDFGEVVAERIPVLHGALAAMRDAGAGIALLAGSGGSVFGIFETDDARDAARERVEALGLACWSAHTLTALPRVEPADA
- a CDS encoding lysylphosphatidylglycerol synthase transmembrane domain-containing protein, which gives rise to MKSYVRVIVGVAATAFFLWLALRDVAWGEVWVHVRSANLPLLLAAIVVSTLGLHVRAMRWKALLAPIRPDIPFEPRIAGTAAGFALNNLLPARVGEFARALVCARVGRIKVGSVFGTLVVERVLDAIVCIVLLFGVIAFEGFPGSSEGVALAQKAARGVAVVAAVLGTGLIVLAAFPERSLRIGDAIAERILPAGIRRHVLDALHAFVGGLGALRDPRLLAQSLAWVVFQWLFLGISFYLAFMAFGIDEPGFAGALFLQSFVSIAVALPSAPGFWGPFELASKYGLDLWGVDESRSVAFALSFHVGGWLSVTAVGLYYIAKLKLSWSELRGSAERVEAEVEADPEIAPPKPGLGRA
- a CDS encoding Hpt domain-containing protein, which gives rise to MSQPLSEYFAREAGDFLDELDALLAASDTPDANRLFRLARGVRGSAQIAGVEGVARVAERLEDAARSVRDGSLAWDGAMGERVKTTAADLRRLVASHADGGPGDEALAAAAEARWEGTGAHHRADDGAPPEGEMLEFVRREIGGVVDEMDRALVELAAAPTGREPLRSVLRRMRPVRGVAGMSALGPVLEVLEGIEDTAADAFTRTTPLGGEAQELLTAARDALRAATDLLGAGAALDTMLELDRFREIRDRAEGAEDESDAGVIPISQLFFADAGPHIVSSPTAPVVDAEGNGLQDDVDAFLRMEATGFLDRAEALIAGAPQARRRFGRVARQLASLASHVAELAGTYAKSAIAGAAHAASSALRTATSVEEARAALRSLRAALPGGSPAEPEEEPGVVPIESLLYSPEDALRAAFALRDRAVALAPAGSPLGEVMDELFGLLEVGVGERTA
- a CDS encoding pyridoxine 5'-phosphate synthase gives rise to the protein MRLYVNVDHIATVRQARGTDEPDPVRAAVLCELGGADGITVHLREDRRHIQDRDVRLLLETSRTGVNLELAAASDVLALAEEWRPMQITLVPERRQEITTEGGLALGTEEARREIGAALDRLRNAGSRTSLFIDPDEDAVRTSADLGADAVELHTGEYANARGAERACQLARLASAAALARSAGLAVHAGHGLTSENVTPVAAIAEIEELNIGHSIVSRAVLVGIERATREMAEILRRART
- a CDS encoding Rossmann-like and DUF2520 domain-containing protein — translated: MSAERLWIVGAGRLGLALGLVLHRSGAFASLAYSGRRADPPPHPLFDCDPPPASYRAGLEVPPGDLAGILLAVPDASIPDVAAALADLSLARTVPVLHASGALSVDALAPLAERGHPVGGMHALAAIADPVAGADRLRGATFGVEGEGDARGLAERIVLACGGRVLIVPSDGKPLYHAAAVFAANYAVVLLGVAERLMAEAGVPPEEARTALAALAGGAIENVASCGPSAALTGPVARGDAETVRLHLSRLSGADRPLYSLLAREALSLAQDAGLPPEAAARVAALLDDAGRAHD
- the hflX gene encoding GTPase HflX, translating into MGAPSKSETAQVTEEHLEELERLSDTAGVDVVGSMIQRLDSPHPKFYIGEGKAEELKMQVEAEGATLIIFDDELSPAQGRNLEKLVGTRLMDRAELILDIFATRARSAEARAQVELAQLQYLRPRLTRMWSHLSRVRGGVGMRGPGETQLETDRRMIDHRIVRLKDELERVARTRATQRKGRTGQLRAALVGYTNAGKSSILRKLSGTEVFVEDRLFATLDPTTRTVDAGEGAVALVTDTVGFIRKLPHHLVASFRATLEEARESDVLLHVIDSSHHAWEEQRIVVEEVLASLGLADHPTVLVFNKVDRLTHDEEEGLRARVQGPDAPPAIFVSTVEEGKLEPLSKLLNDEVKRLRPDVWLTLPSSQGGLLAEVYREGEVLEREDKGTEVRLRARVPVATLGRLRSRGVRVYGDG
- a CDS encoding type II toxin-antitoxin system HicB family antitoxin — its product is MDASNLVIERCAVTGLYVGYIPGFAGAHAQGGTVEELRRNIEEVVAMLMEDADPVACVE
- a CDS encoding type II toxin-antitoxin system HicB family antitoxin encodes the protein MTSRYEVIIYWGAEDAAFIAEVPELAGCMAHGGTRAEALSNAEEAIDLWLDTAKEFGDPIPEPKGRRLMFA